In Phragmites australis chromosome 17, lpPhrAust1.1, whole genome shotgun sequence, the following are encoded in one genomic region:
- the LOC133896903 gene encoding protein ACCELERATED CELL DEATH 6-like, whose product MASTTNDEAPSLSTVANTPTGDTATRVDVIASNMHPLLLAAASKGNWEELNYLLNGEDAQGQPTMMPSQEFLDQRATYNLGQRATADVEEGAMVLAPSAASLLEGVTVEGDTALHVVAARGEGRKFLKCADLIHGMDKRFLFEPNKKGDTPLHCAARAGKSQMISHLIGLARREQGGDKIVQDLLRKENKSNETALHEAVRIGNIDLVELLLLADSKLAMFPKEGMSPLYLAILLEKDAIARILHDMSEDNDLSYSGPCGQNALHAAVLRQTGMIKDLLEWNKGLTTQADINGSTPLHFISSQSGRSYDSWGYFKRIQSYVKVVFKANKAPLYQPDNCGLFPLHVAASVGATKTIAIFLKDCPGSAGLRDTTGRTFLHVAVAKGRRSIVKFACRTPSLAWILNMQDNDGNTALHLAVQDGSLRMFSALFGNRQVDLNLTNAKGQTPLDISRCKIPLGMNYNQNIESLIHNALKRGGARYGCCRWDHFQGKHINQEGLDYKKDELKRLKDSTQTQCIGSVLIATVTFGATFAIPGGYKADDHNNGGTATLAGRYGFDAFVMANTLAFICSTIATIGLMFSGTSMIDLKSRGMYFNASVLFISSSVTSLSAAFALGVYTVLAPVAHNIAVAVCVMSPLVVLSKNMEILIKLGLLARPLCVRMGLLKSLMWLGIIAAVNMILEFWPFIVIFCSASARNHHHH is encoded by the exons ATGGCATCCACCACAAACGACGAGGCCCCTAGCTTGTCCACGGTGGCAAATACTCCAACAGGGGACACTGCCACAAGGGTGGATGTGATTGCGTCGAACATGCACCCCCTGCTTTTAGCAGCCGCATCCAAAGGCAATTGGGAAGAACTGAATTATCTTCTCAACGGAGAAGATGCCCAAGGGCAGCCAACTATGATGCCTAGTCAAGAATTTCTTGACCAGCGTGCAACATACAACTTGGGTCAGCGGGCTACTGCTGACGTCGAAGAAGGCGCTATGGTGTTAGCGCCTTCTGCAGCGTCCCTTCTGGAGGGTGTCACCGTGGAGGGCGACACCGCGTTACATGTGGTGGCCGCTCGCGGAGAAGGCCGGAAATTCTTGAAGTGTGCTGACCTCATCCACGGCATGGACAAACGCTTCCTGTTCGAGCCAAATAAAAAGGGTGACACGCCCTTGCATTGTGCTGCCAGGGCTGGGAAATCTCAAATGATCTCTCATCTTATTGGTCTAGCTAGGCGTGAACAAGGCGGTGACAAGATAGTGCAAGACCTCCTGAGGAAGGAGAATAAGAGTAATGAGACGGCCTTGCACGAGGCTGTCCGCATTGGAAATATTGATCTCGTTGAACTGCTACTCTTGGCTGATTCAAAATTGGCTATGTTTCCTAAAGAAGGCATGTCACCCTTGTACCTCGCCATCCTGCTGGAGAAGGACGCCATTGCACGAATACTACATGATATGAGTGAAGATAATGATCTCTCGTATTCTGGACCATGTGGGCAAAATGCGTTGCATGCTGCGGTTCTTCGACAGACAG GAATGATAAAAGATCTATTGGAATGGAACAAGGGCCTTACCACACAAGCTGACATTAACGGAAGCACGCCTCTTCACTTTATATCATCTCAGTCAGGACGAAGTTACGACTCTTGGGGCTATTTCAAGCGGATTCAAAGCTACGTAAAGGTGGTATTCAAAGCTAACAAAGCACCACTTTATCAGCCTGATAACTGCGGATTGTTCCCTTTACACGTCGCTGCCTCTGTTGGAGCGACAAAGACCATTGCCATTTTTCTCAAGGACTGTCCAGGTAGTGCTGGTTTGCGTGACACAACGGGAAGAACATTCCTTCACGTTGCTGTTGCGAAAGGCCGCCGGTCCATAGTAAAATTTGCTTGCCGAACTCCATCATTAGCTTGGATTTTGAATATGCAAGACAATGACGGGAACACTGCATTGCACCTGGCTGTCCAGGATGGGAGTCTTCGAATGTTTTCTGCTCTATTTGGGAATCGGCAAGTAGACTTGAATTTAACTAATGCAAAAGGGCAAACTCCTCTAGACATATCACGATGTAAGATTCCCTTAGGAATGAATTACAATCAG AACATTGAATCATTGATTCACAATGCACTCAAAAGAGGTGGCGCTAGGTATGGTTGTTGTCGATGGGATCACTTTCAAGGAAAGCATATTAACCAAGAGGGACTTGATTATAAAAAAGACGAATTGAAGAGGTTGAAAGATTCAACACAAACTCAGTGTATTGGCTCAGTTCTAATAGCAACGGTAACATTTGGTGCAACTTTTGCCATTCCTGGTGGTTACAAAGCCGATGATCACAATAATGGAGGCACAGCAACACTTGCGGGAAGGTATGGTTTTGATGCATTCGTGATGGCCAACACATTAGCTTTCATTTGTTCCACAATAGCTACCATTGGTCTCATGTTCTCTGGAACTTCCATGATTGATTTGAAGAGTCGAGGAATGTACTTCAACGCATCCGTACTTTTCATTTCAAGTTCAGTTACAAGCTTGAGTGCTGCGTTTGCACTAGGCGTGTACACGGTGTTAGCTCCAGTTGCTCATAACATAGCTGTTGCGGTCTGTGTGATGAGTCCCCTTGTGGTACTATCGAAAAATATGGAGATTCTGATAAAATTGGGTCTTCTTGCACGACCTCTATGTGTAAGGATGGGGCTACTTAAATCATTGATGTGGCTAGGAATTATAGCAGCGGTGAACATGATTCTTGAATTTTGGCCCTTCATAGTCATATTTTGTTCAGCAAGTGCAAGGAACCACCACCATCATTGA